A window of the Schistocerca nitens isolate TAMUIC-IGC-003100 chromosome 5, iqSchNite1.1, whole genome shotgun sequence genome harbors these coding sequences:
- the LOC126260701 gene encoding uncharacterized protein LOC126260701 has translation MAKAKGTGEVGRQLRTDLRLQQWLLRFVGAWAPRSGASTSVWSSLYGTYSGCVVVILLLFVASLLFAMVHYWGHMLGVTMNACLMFTYVMNIIKIVAFLRMRPAIDQFIDELDSCMQEYGQELRSQKAAVFQWTALKSRIVSVARLSVTAMGCVYWAVMPAVRAGACGHTVECRASVGLPAHVWYPFSYTVSPVYEVIYAGVAAGLMYGALLSSIMDGFLVSLFIYMAGHLQLLNLMLRSISGDHAEDDEDEDHHGNKRRDVAAGSSFHQEQLMRWRLAQCVTYHCRIDMGVQRLSTLFGPILLGQFMMDIIAISATAFVAIAKGSEPELPPYGRFTALH, from the exons GTGAGGTTGGAAGGCAGCTGCGCACAGACCTCCGCTTACAGCAGTGGCTGCTGCGGTTCGTGGGGGCGTGGGCGCCACGCAGCGGGGCGTCGACGTCTGTGTGGTCGTCACTGTACGGCACGTACTCTGGCTGCGTCGTGGTGATCCTGCTGCTGTTCGTGGCAAGCCTGCTGTTCGCCATGGTCCACTACTGGGGCCACATGCTGGGCGTCACCATGAACGCCTGTCTCATGTTCACCTACGTCATGAACATCATCAAGATCGTCGCCTTCCTCAGAATGAGACCCGCTATCGACCAGTTCATCGATGAACTCGACAGCTGTATGCAG GAGTACGGGCAGGAGCTGCGAAGCCAGAAGGCGGCCGTGTTCCAGTGGACAGCTCTCAAGAGCCGGATAGTGTCTGTGGCGCGGCTGTCGGTGACCGCCATGGGCTGCGTCTACTGGGCGGTGATGCCCGCCGTACGGGCCGGCGCCTGCGGCCACACCGTGGAATGCCGGGCCAGCGTGGGACTGCCGGCCCACGTCTGGTACCCCTTCTCCTACACCGTGTCGCCGGTCTACGAG GTGATTTACGCGGGTGTGGCGGCTGGCTTGATGTACGGCGCTCTGTTGTCGTCCATCATGGACGGCTTCCTGGTGTCGCTCTTCATCTACATGGCAGGCCACCTGCAGCTGCTCAATCTCATGCTGCGCAGCATCAGCGGGGATCACGCGGAGGATGACGAAGACGAGGACCACCACGGCAATAAGCGTCGTGACGTGGCAGCTGGTAGCAGCTTTCATCAGGAGCAGCTCATGAGATGGCGGCTCGCCCAGTGCGTCACCTACCATTGCCGTATCGACAT GGGTGTACAGCGTCTGAGTACGTTATTTGGACCAATCCTGCTGGGGCAATTCATGATGGACATCATAGCAATCAGTGCCACAGCCTTCGTCGCCATCGCTAAG